The following are encoded together in the Daucus carota subsp. sativus chromosome 5, DH1 v3.0, whole genome shotgun sequence genome:
- the LOC135152831 gene encoding uncharacterized protein LOC135152831: MRTTWVRSESSRLIRLIIEIPSSSSSDSEPIEASEPIVNMALSLKDRCYPSRSAQPSCITLPPVNGNNFEIKAHHISMLPKFLGSEGEDPYLFIQEFEEVCGLQKLQQLSEDSIRLRLINFALKENAKKWLYSLPVNSISTWEGFVVMFLKKYFPNHKTTRITNEINQFHQRENESFWKFFDRFKNLLSQCPHHGIEKWRLCKIVYKALDSQTTALLESMCQGKFMEKDEDQGWEFFEDLAEKTMLWESTREPKKSIEASSSRGLHSIGNNVATDAKLATLTKRLEALESHSGPSSMPMFPNYNASHPEIQQSHDFEQVNAMFQPKSRNDPFAPTYNPGWKNHPNFSWNQGQNFQTPQPNFPRPNPNSFPNYQNPNQAPINPPGFNDSDKRLNSLEKSIEALSLN, from the exons atgcgaactacttgggttaggagcgaatcgtctagattaatTAGACTgatcatcgaaattccttcttcgtcctcttcggactccgaacccatagaagctagcgaaccgatagtaaatatggcgttgtctcttaaagaccgctgttacccgtcccgttctGCTCAACCATCGtgtatcacccttcctcccgttaatgggaataatttcgaaattaaggcacatcacattagcatgttgcctaaatttttagggagtgaaggtgaggatccctatcttttcattcaagaatttgaggaggtttgcggtttgcaaaaactccaacaattgagcgaagactccattcggcttagactaatcaactttgctttaaaagaaaatgctaaaaaatggttgtatagtcttcccgtcaattctatttccacttgggaagggtttgtggtaatgtttcttaaaaagtattttccaaaccacaaaacgactcgaattacaaatgaaataaatcaattccatcaaagagaaaatgagtctttttggaaattctttgatcgtttcaaaaatcttttatcacaatgcccccaccatggaatagagaaatggagactttgtaagattgtgtacaaggccttagatagtcaaacaaccgcgttgttagagtctatgtgccaaggcaagttcatggaaaaagatgaggaccaagggtgggaatttttcgaggacttagccgagaaaacaatgttatgggagtctactagggaacctaaaaagtcgatcgaggcgtctagctctaggggtttgcactcgataggaaacaatgtggcaaccgatgccaaattagcaacccttactaagagactcgaagctttagagtctcatagtggcccctcatctatgcctatgttcccgaactataatgctTCCCATCCCGAGATTCAACAATCTCAtgattttgagcaagtgaaTGCGATGTTTCAACCTAAGTCTAGAAATGatccttttgcaccaacttacaaccccgggtggaagaatcacccgaatttctcgtggaaccaaggtCAAAACTTTCAAACTCCACAACCTAATTTTCCTAGGCCCAATCCCAACTCCtttccgaattatcaaaacccgaaTCAAGCTCCGAtaaatcctcccggttttaatgattcggataagagactcaattccttagaaaagagcatagaggcctta agtctcaattga